A genomic stretch from Actinomycetota bacterium includes:
- a CDS encoding acyl-CoA dehydrogenase family protein — translation MKRDIFEEEHDAFRDAVRTFLTRSVVPRYDEFTRTGVPREVWLEAGAQGFLGPQVPQTFGGGGVDDYRFNAILTEELAAVSAALASQFQIQYDVVAPYLLELATDEQKQRWLPRFCTGELITAIAMTEPAGGSDLAALETRAERTDDGWVINGSKTFITNGSIADLVIVAARTDATKGSRGITLFAIEAGTPGFDQAHPLRKIGQHEADTSELFLTAVTVTDDAVLGQVDRGFVHLMERLAQERLGTAIASLSHARAIFAETLDHAKQRHAFGQPIGSLQHNKFQLAELQTLADVTQAFLDRCITSHTDGGLSPVDAAKAKWWAADVQGRILDVCLQLHGGYGFMWEYRAARAWVDGRVARIWAGTNEVMKEIIGRDLGL, via the coding sequence TTGAAGCGGGACATCTTCGAGGAGGAGCACGACGCGTTCCGGGACGCGGTGCGGACCTTCCTCACGCGCAGCGTCGTGCCGAGGTACGACGAGTTCACCCGGACGGGCGTGCCCCGCGAGGTCTGGCTCGAGGCTGGGGCCCAAGGGTTCCTCGGACCCCAGGTACCTCAGACGTTCGGGGGCGGTGGTGTGGATGACTACCGCTTCAACGCGATCCTGACCGAGGAGCTCGCGGCGGTCTCGGCGGCGCTGGCATCGCAGTTCCAGATCCAGTACGACGTCGTCGCCCCGTACCTGCTCGAGCTCGCGACCGATGAGCAGAAGCAGCGCTGGCTGCCGCGTTTCTGCACCGGCGAGCTCATCACCGCCATCGCGATGACCGAGCCGGCCGGCGGCAGCGATCTGGCCGCTCTCGAGACGCGTGCCGAACGCACGGATGACGGCTGGGTGATCAACGGCTCGAAGACGTTCATCACCAACGGTTCGATCGCCGATCTCGTCATCGTCGCCGCGCGTACCGACGCGACCAAGGGGTCACGCGGGATCACGCTGTTCGCGATCGAGGCCGGCACACCTGGGTTCGACCAGGCCCACCCCCTGCGCAAGATCGGCCAGCACGAGGCCGATACATCCGAGCTCTTCCTCACCGCCGTCACCGTGACCGACGACGCGGTCCTCGGCCAGGTCGATCGTGGCTTCGTGCACCTGATGGAGCGGCTGGCGCAGGAGCGCCTCGGTACCGCCATCGCGAGCCTCAGCCACGCGCGAGCGATCTTCGCGGAGACCCTCGACCACGCCAAGCAGCGGCACGCCTTCGGTCAGCCGATCGGGAGCCTGCAGCACAACAAGTTCCAGCTCGCCGAGCTGCAGACGCTGGCCGACGTGACGCAGGCTTTCCTGGACCGGTGCATCACGTCGCACACCGATGGCGGCCTCTCCCCCGTCGACGCGGCCAAGGCGAAGTGGTGGGCTGCCGACGTCCAGGGCCGGATCCTCGACGTCTGCCTCCAGCTCCACGGCGGGTACGGCTTCATGTGGGAGTACCGCGCGGCGCGAGCGTGGGTCGATGGTCGCGTCGCGCGGATCTGGGCGGGGACGAACGAGGTGATGAAGGAGATCATCGGCCGGGACCTCGGCCTGTGA
- a CDS encoding nuclear transport factor 2 family protein, with product MSNVEKAKQYLLGMNELDVDLALSGFSETASYMGLSKQDDGKLVRHTYEPKSAIHEYISNWVGGASDELHYEFRAVMEDGDTVMIEWEDVAQGKGNDYTNQGVLVYEFEDGQIERVRMYCDWGPLMDWHFLEG from the coding sequence ATGAGCAACGTCGAGAAGGCCAAGCAGTACCTGCTCGGGATGAACGAGCTGGACGTCGATCTGGCCCTCTCCGGGTTCTCGGAGACGGCCAGCTACATGGGTCTGAGCAAGCAGGACGACGGCAAGCTCGTCCGCCACACCTACGAGCCCAAGAGCGCTATCCACGAGTACATCTCGAACTGGGTCGGCGGCGCGAGCGACGAGCTCCACTACGAGTTCCGCGCGGTCATGGAGGACGGCGACACCGTCATGATCGAGTGGGAGGACGTCGCCCAGGGCAAGGGCAACGACTACACCAACCAGGGCGTGCTGGTCTACGAGTTCGAGGACGGGCAGATCGAGCGGGTCCGGATGTACTGCGACTGGGGACCGCTGATGGACTGGCACTTCCTCGAGGGCTGA